One Ignavibacterium album JCM 16511 genomic region harbors:
- a CDS encoding DUF72 domain-containing protein, giving the protein MSVKYYIGTAGWSYKDWVPNFYPKNQSGGFDWLQFYSHYFNCVEVNSTYYTYISPKIVEGWIKKVENADEFIFHIKLHQDFTHKRKFDEQNIKAVRYNLDLLKKSERLGGLLVQFPYSFSFDGASVQQIQKIKDIFSDISCFVEVRHSSWRNKRALEFFGQNDLTLCTIDQPQIGQTIPFEPIVTNNKAYIRFHGRNVEAWKKSLSNFGKEQTYEQQSSRYSYLYSPGELVEIAQKIKAIENKVKEINVIMNNHPKGNAVANAFELIHLLEQKDRVQMPNTIVKAYPRLEEILVN; this is encoded by the coding sequence ATGTCAGTTAAATATTATATAGGAACTGCCGGCTGGTCTTATAAAGACTGGGTGCCGAACTTTTATCCTAAAAATCAGTCGGGTGGATTTGACTGGTTACAATTTTATTCACATTATTTTAATTGTGTTGAAGTAAACTCAACTTACTATACATACATTAGTCCTAAAATTGTTGAGGGCTGGATTAAAAAAGTTGAAAATGCAGATGAATTTATTTTTCATATTAAACTTCATCAGGATTTTACACATAAAAGAAAATTTGATGAACAGAACATAAAAGCTGTTCGTTATAATCTTGATTTACTGAAAAAATCGGAACGGCTTGGAGGATTGTTAGTTCAGTTTCCATATTCATTCTCATTTGATGGTGCTTCAGTTCAGCAAATACAAAAAATAAAGGATATATTTTCTGATATAAGTTGTTTTGTTGAAGTTCGTCACTCAAGCTGGAGAAATAAACGCGCATTAGAATTCTTCGGTCAGAATGATTTAACACTTTGTACAATTGATCAACCGCAAATCGGACAGACAATTCCATTTGAGCCAATAGTAACGAATAATAAAGCATATATTCGCTTTCACGGAAGAAATGTTGAAGCCTGGAAAAAATCACTTTCAAATTTTGGCAAAGAACAAACTTATGAACAGCAAAGTTCAAGATATAGTTATCTTTATTCACCTGGAGAATTAGTAGAAATTGCACAAAAGATAAAAGCAATTGAAAACAAGGTAAAAGAAATAAATGTAATTATGAATAATCATCCGAAAGGTAATGCAGTTGCAAATGCGTTCGAGCTGATTCATTTGCTTGAACAAAAAGATAGGGTTCAAATGCCAAATACAATAGTTAAAGCTTATCCGAGGTTGGAAGAGATTTTAGTGAATTAA
- a CDS encoding type IV toxin-antitoxin system AbiEi family antitoxin domain-containing protein, whose protein sequence is MKQYLLNNSKKKFFTINDIANLLSISKESAKVTANRYCKSGLLIRIKRNLYISASKFKELKESELFQIANFIEVPSYISLSTSLSYFNISTQQLQNVIESISLKRTKTQAVNNIEFRFYKVKQSFYSGFINSDNFFIAQPEKAFADSVYLTSLGKYSTDFESINFKKLNIDLVNSYMKNSNSITIKFWEKLCKRYKI, encoded by the coding sequence ATGAAACAATATTTATTAAATAATTCAAAGAAAAAATTCTTTACTATAAATGATATAGCCAATCTTTTATCAATAAGTAAAGAATCTGCGAAGGTAACTGCAAACAGATACTGTAAGTCCGGCCTATTAATCAGAATTAAAAGAAATCTTTACATATCTGCATCAAAATTCAAAGAGCTTAAAGAATCAGAATTATTTCAAATAGCTAACTTTATTGAGGTTCCTTCATATATTTCTCTCAGTACATCATTGAGTTACTTCAACATTAGCACACAGCAATTACAAAATGTAATTGAATCAATTTCATTAAAGAGAACAAAAACTCAGGCAGTTAATAATATTGAATTCAGATTTTATAAAGTTAAACAATCATTCTATTCCGGATTCATTAATTCAGATAACTTCTTCATTGCTCAACCTGAAAAAGCATTTGCTGATTCTGTGTACCTAACTTCTTTAGGAAAATACAGCACTGATTTTGAATCTATAAACTTCAAAAAGCTAAACATAGACCTGGTCAATTCATATATGAAAAATTCCAATTCTATAACAATTAAATTTTGGGAAAAGCTATGCAAACGCTACAAAATTTAG
- a CDS encoding nucleotidyl transferase AbiEii/AbiGii toxin family protein — MQTLQNLEILEIEILELLNSIKVLEYLYFGGGTMLRLCHNLNRYSTDLDFWLDISSDSKQIYKSIRKHLADNYKLTDSMNKRNTLLFELKSPSVSRSLKIEIRKEQKEFDWEYKIAFSRFTTKQVMVRALTLDQMMKNKFEALLSRKIIRDAFDIEFLLMRGIELPSDKSLLKAALQIINNFKEQDFKVTLGSILDEKDRKFYLVNKFNLLKEEITKRLNISE, encoded by the coding sequence ATGCAAACGCTACAAAATTTAGAAATACTTGAAATTGAAATCCTGGAATTACTTAACAGTATTAAAGTACTTGAATATCTTTATTTTGGTGGCGGCACTATGCTCCGACTTTGCCATAACCTTAATCGCTACTCTACTGATCTCGATTTCTGGTTAGATATTTCATCAGATAGTAAACAGATATATAAATCGATTCGTAAACACCTGGCTGATAATTATAAACTTACAGATTCTATGAATAAACGAAATACTCTTTTATTTGAACTTAAATCACCATCTGTTAGTCGCTCATTAAAAATCGAAATCAGAAAAGAACAGAAAGAATTCGATTGGGAATATAAAATCGCTTTTTCAAGATTCACCACCAAACAAGTAATGGTAAGAGCGCTAACACTCGACCAAATGATGAAAAATAAATTTGAAGCATTACTTTCACGCAAGATTATTCGTGACGCATTCGATATAGAGTTTCTCTTGATGAGAGGAATTGAACTTCCATCTGATAAATCTTTACTGAAAGCAGCACTTCAAATAATTAATAATTTCAAAGAACAGGACTTTAAAGTAACATTGGGTTCAATACTCGATGAAAAAGACAGAAAGTTCTACCTGGTTAATAAATTTAACCTGCTTAAAGAAGAAATAACGAAACGATTAAATATTTCAGAATAA